From Haliotis asinina isolate JCU_RB_2024 chromosome 8, JCU_Hal_asi_v2, whole genome shotgun sequence, a single genomic window includes:
- the LOC137293479 gene encoding countin-3-like, with product MCLSRAVVSKAAVSHLLLKMKVLALLSCVIFTASGLRLSTATANMPKPKKTMMTILKMPQPQVHVDLDLCPTCISFTEETIDIMMDVVLNIGILDSCGVLCSIVEQKTGSQAIGAVCNILCDIVGIDDFVRFITKADLDPIYFCELTKMCPIFDQGDATLTELNILPLKGPPGDRTVSFTYNSTNGTGTGQININITTVDHFPVSSSILIQKQPPGFYPTAVKLSAEKSPDCHPQKQECETWKHGNYTLTVSVCNGECFSKHPHSKVYDQKSMNFTITKET from the exons ATGTGTTTATCTCGAGCAGTTGTATCAAAGGCCGCAGTATCCCATTTGTTACTAAAGATGAAG GTACTGGCGTTGTTGAGCTGTGTCATATTTACTGCCTCTGGGCTGCGGTTGTCGACTGCAACAGCCAACATGCCAAAACCAAAGAAGACCATGATGACCATTCTGAAGATGCCACAACCTCAAGTTcatgttgaccttgacctttgtccGACATGCATCAGCTTCACGGAGGAAACTATTGACATAATGATGGATGTCGTCCTTA ATATTGGTATTCTGGATTCATGTGGTGTTTTGTGCTCTATCGTGGAGCAGAAGACAGGGAGCCAAGCTATCGGTGCTGTGTGTAACATCCTGTGTGACATTGTCGGCATCGACGACTTCGTCAGATTTATCACAAA AGCAGACTTAGATCCCATTTACTTCTGCGAACTGACGAAAATGTGTCCAATCTTCGACCAGGGAGATGCGACCTTGACCGAGCTCAACATCCTTCCACTGAAAGGACCCCCAG GTGATCGAACTGTAAGTTTCACGTACAATTCAACGAATGGCACAGGTACAGGTcagatcaacatcaacatcacgaCTGTGGATCATTTCCCTGTAT CAAGCAGTATCCTGATACAGAAGCAACCACCAGGCTTCTACCCGACAGCAGTGAAGCTGTCGGCGGAGAAGTCCCCCGACTGTCATCCCCAGAAACAGGAGTGTGAAACTTGGAAACACGGCAACTACACACTCACAGTGT CGGTGTGTAATGGCGAGTGTTTCAGCAAGCATCCCCATAGCAAGGTGTATGACCAGAAAAGCATGAACTTCACCATTACAAAGGAGACTTAG